The following proteins are co-located in the Deltaproteobacteria bacterium genome:
- a CDS encoding MCP four helix bundle domain-containing protein, whose protein sequence is MWKKISLRVRIYVTLTALVFVTFAGGLVMVWYTYQMEDLLSSIIDKNMEVFQTAGELEVALVNQKGFVSYYFLDGDPDWLRQLGMYRRIFTEQLQKARFLVETQQQEEFVKLIESEYSSYVTLKDQVIANYKAGRREAGARLHKEVRNRFFKILQLCEEFKDFQAERTEGAIDRSHAQAENLRLIAGTAMLIVLFLGVLMAFVLVNQILGPVRRLALEADREGNSQEPEDEVKALSRSVHGLIEDMYRTYSELEKSREHLLQAEKMALVGKLAAGMAHSIRNPLTSVKMRLFSLGRNLDLSAPQKEDFEVISEEIRHIDTIVQNFLEFSRPPRLKMQRVSPSDVVDLVIQLMQHRLESYEVEIRLNRERVLPEILIDPEQLKEVLVNILINACEAMQKGGSIVIHEEDSYSSSLGQVAVIRLTDNGPGIPESIRDKVFQPFFTTKEEGTGLGLSIAARIVREHGGRLELMSNGDEGATFVIVLPVKPIK, encoded by the coding sequence ATGTGGAAAAAAATTAGCCTGCGCGTCCGAATTTACGTGACTTTGACTGCCTTGGTGTTTGTCACATTTGCGGGCGGTTTGGTGATGGTATGGTACACTTATCAGATGGAAGATCTTTTGAGTTCTATTATTGATAAAAATATGGAAGTCTTCCAGACAGCCGGAGAATTAGAGGTTGCTTTGGTGAACCAGAAGGGATTCGTTTCCTATTACTTTCTGGATGGTGATCCAGATTGGCTTAGGCAATTAGGAATGTATCGCAGGATTTTTACAGAGCAGCTTCAAAAGGCGCGTTTCCTCGTTGAAACTCAACAACAAGAAGAGTTCGTCAAACTGATCGAGTCAGAATATTCTAGCTATGTAACCTTAAAGGACCAAGTCATCGCCAATTACAAGGCAGGCAGGCGGGAAGCCGGTGCCAGGCTCCATAAAGAAGTACGGAATCGCTTTTTCAAAATCCTTCAGCTATGCGAAGAATTTAAAGATTTTCAAGCGGAGAGAACCGAAGGAGCAATTGACAGAAGCCATGCCCAGGCCGAAAATCTCAGACTTATAGCGGGGACGGCCATGTTGATTGTCCTGTTTCTTGGTGTGCTCATGGCCTTTGTTCTTGTAAACCAAATTTTAGGTCCGGTGCGCAGATTGGCCTTGGAGGCGGATCGAGAAGGTAACTCACAAGAACCAGAAGATGAAGTCAAAGCACTCAGTCGAAGTGTTCATGGTTTGATTGAGGATATGTACCGCACTTATTCTGAACTCGAAAAGAGTCGTGAACATCTTTTACAGGCCGAAAAGATGGCCCTTGTTGGCAAATTGGCAGCAGGCATGGCTCATAGCATTCGGAACCCACTTACTTCTGTTAAGATGAGATTGTTTTCCTTGGGACGGAACCTTGATTTGTCTGCTCCTCAAAAAGAAGATTTTGAAGTGATCTCCGAAGAAATTCGTCACATAGACACTATTGTCCAAAATTTCCTTGAATTCTCCCGGCCGCCCAGACTCAAGATGCAGAGGGTTAGTCCTTCAGATGTGGTAGACTTGGTAATTCAGTTGATGCAACACCGCCTTGAATCTTATGAGGTGGAAATAAGGCTCAACAGGGAACGTGTTCTTCCGGAAATCCTGATCGATCCCGAGCAGTTGAAGGAAGTCCTTGTCAATATCTTGATAAATGCATGTGAAGCAATGCAGAAAGGTGGATCAATCGTCATTCATGAGGAAGATAGTTACAGTTCTTCTTTGGGGCAGGTGGCCGTGATTCGATTGACCGATAATGGCCCCGGCATCCCGGAATCAATCCGGGATAAGGTGTTCCAGCCCTTTTTTACCACCAAAGAGGAGGGGACAGGCTTGGGCCTGAGTATCGCAGCCCGAATAGTGAGAGAGCATGGTGGACGTTTGGAACTCATGTCAAATGGAGATGAAGGAGCCACTTTCGTAATTGTACTCCCTGTAAAACCCATCAAATAA